cattttctttttcgtcttgaaacgaattttatgtaaaattttacattgaaattagtttccggcatacttcataattcacccgaatcatttcgtataccctcggcataatcccgaatgttttcaaatacttTTCAAAtcaatggcatgattttgcaagtagggttttgattggtcgaatgaaaggtcaactggacatgagctccaacgggctgctgttagatccacatgtaatagtggagctaattttaattagattgtgtttTTGCCAACACGAGGTTACAGTTTTATTTCACGAATGCATAGTTTACTTATTTACAACAACTGTGTTACTCCACTTGAACTTGGTCAAATTTATCCATTATGTCTTAAAGCTGTTGCTCTTCTCTGATAACTGTGGCCAGAATATTAACTGCCTGTAAAAAAGAACAAAGCTTTAATTATACCAGTGGAAAAACACAATCAAGTATTAACAGTTGTCCGAACAGATGTAGAAAGTGTGGCCTTGCACTAGTATTAACAGTAATTTACACAACTAATAGACTTCCTGTTGAATATAGGACAAggtaaacagttttaaaatgtatcaaaaaataatgttcaaaGATATTGGTaatattcaaattttaaatagcttttttaatactatatatTTTGCAGAAATCAAGAAAGGTTTCTTTTGTTTGGGATAGTTTATATCTGGCGTATTTAATAAACACTGTTTAGAATGCATATTGTTTACAtgtaacataataaaaatagtgtagACCTCTGTTTAAAACAACAAGGTAAACTTCTCCACTACTTGATCAAACACATGTCGATAGGTGAAAACATAATATACTGTATACAATTAGTTTtgacataacattttgtaaataattggttttgacaaaataaaatgttcattattattGGTGATATAATATTACGAGATAGAGCacaattgttaatattttaaccAATATACAAACTATACTCTTTTTGGAGTTGGGAAAGAAGGTTCTAAAATATATCAGCAGACCTTATCAAGTTCTTCCTCACTGTTCAAAGAGAATGACATCCTGATGTATTCCGATGGTTTCTGCGCAGACGTGAAGAATGCCCCATCAGTGAATATAGCACCCCTCTCCATTGCCATGGCGACCACTTTGGAACTGTCTTGTACTCCTAGCATATGTATCCACAGAAACATTCCACCATGTGGAACTTCCCACTCTGCAAGTCCTATCAATATGGTAAGAAAAAACTACATATCATCATGGATGGaattggagagacaaggactggatGTGGAGTTGGATAGCAAATGAAGGTGTGAGAAAGGGAGAAACAAAAATGGACCCcgaaggcaaaaaaaaaaaaaaaaactaggtGTAGGGGGATGATTATCGTTACAGGAACAGGAAGTTGGTAATAGTTTTGTCATAATGTACAGATGCAGATCTACCATTTTcggggttgaaaattaacatgaaagccatggtcgccagcagggccagttgaagaaaatcttactggcccttctcaaattcaactagccctccaattatcacattgaaattcaATGGCACAGCTGAAATCAAAattagaatgttctttgttgaataataaccatgcgCTCACcatatatagtccgtttgcttcaaaaggaaaccgatgaattggcatgtaacttcataacgaataaagttaaaattcatataaaaactgtttcttaagttttaaacctataccaactcaaataacatgttttgaaaaaagaaatccagtataaatataaACGTTTCTGTACAAATTAtcattatacaaattaaatctcatttataatttaggggtgaagacaaaatgctagaacagccaaggtatggagcttgacttgcattgtctctaatgtaaaacatatataatgcagtacaaagagaataAAAGTAGAACTGTGCATGCTGTTGTATATAAAACTATCttgggtggcagtcctctttgtggcgatgcaagaaggatgaaataaactttgtggcgatgcaagagtaTAAAATCTCCAGGAAAGGATTTCCTCTGGAGCGgttgtcctcctacagacgaaccacgcacacgtgtgcgtttaatttggatattgtaaatgctacaatagtaggctactaataaaataaatatatctgtaagaaacaacaagaaaacccccagcattttaacaaaatactcTATGTACTTagttatcatattacaaagctTAAAAAAACGTACcggtacttattgtttattacagtaatatgtgGCCAgttatgtcatcatgtaagtcttggtgtcaTTTCAGATCTgatctgttcttatttcatgcaaatcCCTTAAACTTTGACCCCCACCTAACTCTGTATCTGTTAGTACACAGATTGCAAAACTGCCTATGGGCCAGTGACTTCAACACCAGCCTTCCATTGTGTTCCTAGGGCAGACCATATTGACACCTATGGTTTCCTACGTTTTCTACTTTATGAGATGACGTGTTTCGTTTTTACAATGTTTCAGACACACATGACATCTTCCATGAGGAGTTACCAGTGAGATATTTCTCGGCCACTCTGACCGCTGTTTGAGCTCTTTGTTTGTAGAAGTCGGCTACTTTTTTTCCGTGTTTTATAAATCCATCGTGGTCCATGTGCTGCAacactttcaaaataaaaatctgaaacagaagatcatttaaaaattgtaacGAGTACAACAATATCTTattgcacatacatacatgcatacacacacacacacacacacacacacacacacacacacacacacacacacacacacacacacatatatatatatatatatatatatatatatatatatataacataaatgcaaatattaatttagtttatttaatataattcaaTTTGAATCCCGTTATTAAAAAGAATGTCTTTTCAACATTTTATACACATTTTGACAGTCTGTTTATTGAATTAATCGTTTCCAgacaaaactatatattacaatattcgCTCTATCACATCAAATCATAAGAAACTTTCTAAAAACTGGTCTGGTGattgtggggtgggggagggtggaCATAACAAGTAGGGCCcatacttataaaacttttagagtccagaatCAATCTCTAAtaatgtcacacacatacagtttttatggcgttgtcatggtaTTAgcgtctcagactctattagagtcttgagtctagacactaaaagttttataagcaccaggcctggtcaTGAAAAGAGTTGTGGAATGGGTGCTGAAtattggtactaaatatgaagGACATCAAAAGCAGCTCGCATATCTCCCCCATATACCTACCTTTGAAAATGATGCGAGTATTTGATCAGCTGATAACACAACTGAGGCCTAATgattaaactctcgcaactttgcgatttcATGTAGCAGTTCCAGTTCAAAGGGATTTGCGTGGACGATACAGTGTTACTTAAATGAGCTTAAGAGAGCTTTATGAATTAAGCCCCTGATTTGCATCAACCtctgtgatatacatgtagacgATACAGTGTTACTTAAGTGAGCTTAAGAGAGCTTTATGAATTAAGCCCCTGGTTTGCATCAACCtctgtgatatacatgtagacgATACAGTGTTACTTAAGTGAGCTTAAGAGAGCTTTATGAATTAAGCCCCTGGTTTGCATCAACCtctgtgatatacatgtagacgATACAGTGTTACTTAAGTGAGCTTAAGAGAGCTTTATGAATTAAGCCCCTGGTTTGCATCAACCtctgtgatatacatgtagacgATACAGTGTTACTCAAGTGAGCTTAAGAGAGATTTATGAATTAAGCCCCTGATTTGCATCAACCtctgtgatatacatgtagacaaTACAGTGTTACTTAAGTGAACTTAAGAGAGCTTTATGAATTAAGCCCCTGATTTGCATCAACCtctgtgatatacatgtagtagttgAACCATCGGATTTAAGTCTGGTAGGCTAATGGATTTGAaccccagtaccagctcccactgAGAGTGAGTGTTAAAGAGTCAGTGgctagatgtaaggccactacaccgatttctctctcattaaccattatACTATACatcttggacagacagctcacATAGTTGAGGCATGTGTCCAGGACTGCATGCTAGGACCTTCAGTATATGTAAGcaagacaaaatttaaaatgaactgAACTAGGTTGCTACGTGTTTTTACCTCATACCTGGGAGAGGTTTCCCGGATGGCAGGTGGTGGTCACCATGTGTCGAGTGATCCTCTCCAGAAGGTCTGTTGGTCTACTCATGTAGCCAAGTCTGGCCCTGCGGTAAATGTTTGTCATCAGTAGATATGCACAAATTATTCACAATTCACATATCACCAGGCGTGAATCCACGGTGAGTGCAGGGTGTGCAACctcattttgaattttgaagTGCCCCGAAAAATTCAGTGTTTACCAaatgaatacattaatttatttgtctttaataatatattcattGGCTTGCTGTTTTGGGGAGTACCTTTAAATATTGTAGGTGCCCTTTGTAAACATTGCACCCCTTCTCCTTGAATACTGTATGTCATTTTCAAACGTTGCAAACCAATCTGGAAAAATCCTGACGACATCGTTCACCTACCTCTCCAACAAATGTAACAAtcatatgcatatatacatacacttacaagaaaaagacagaaacacacagagagagagagagagagagagagagagagagagagagagagagagagagagagagagagagagggggggggggggacatacacacagagacagcgacagacagacatagatatatatatatatatatatatatatatatatatatatatatatatatatatatatattaggctTATGTGCCGGCATTTATGCAGATGGGGTAGGGATGAGCAACGTTTCTATTGAGGAGTCATCATGCTCcctacataaaaacaaacatctcTTCGAGCAGGGCAGGGTTCAACCCCACacctcccacacacacaatctTAATCCATTTACAAGTTGCATGTaaatgcttgaaccttacttggatatcaACCGAAAACTAAGTTATTCCTCTTTCATTGTTGACTGGCACGAGCACTACTGCATCTCACTAAATTCAATCCGAGGAATGTGAGAAATATCACACCTGAGAAAGGTTACATTTTATGGGATGGTTTCTCGCACCTGGTTTCTCAAAGAAATGAAAGTCTGCATACCCTGCTGACAAGAGCTTTGTGAAAGTGTCCAGTCTAATCACCCGACCGTCAGTATCCAGAGAGAGAAAGCTCGGCACTCTGGGCTGTGAGTACAAACATAATGAGATATTAATAATAGTGGacagaaagtgtatataaaacaacatttagGATCACTGAAACATTATATAAAGCCTATCTCGTGAATTACAATATACTATATCATTCACCCACCATCTGTATCCACTGAAAGAAACCTCAATCCTCTTGGCCCCATGTTTATAAATcttttaagagtccagacttaatctctaatgacgtcacacacatacaatttgtatggcgttgtcatgacatttgTGTCTCAGATTctattagtcttgagtctagactctaaaagttttataagcaccaggccatgACTGGAAACAGAAACCAGTTGAAgtatcacaaacacacacagtcagTCATAACAGTGTATGTAACAGACATTCAGAGCCATTCAAAAGTTATGAAACTAACTTGTCTCAGATGATGACATACCAGTCGTTTACCCACTTACAATGCTGGACTGAACACAACTCTGAAATGTGTAACACTCGATGCAAAATATTTACTCTACTAATGTGTACTGATTCAGAATCTCATCTGTAAAACTATCACTAGGCCACATTTCGATGCTGGTATCATGCACCATAGATACAGTGTGTCTATCTTCACAGGAAAACCTGGACACTTGCTTACAAACCATTACTAGTCTCGaatctggactctaaaattgtGTATGCaagtacattatatatttttcaaaaaaagaaggggaacctgaaatattaaaacataccttttgaccacagacatcctagaaaagaacgttcaggtctgtttatcaacacaccgaaacacattccatagtttgcacatgcatcatgcagtttccccgtacacgtgcgtggggtgtcattctcgattttgacaatttccaggaagatccattaatcactgtggaacattatttctctcaatctttttcattctgttgatcatacagttattattgctttgtttttagtcatttttattgtttgaatttgcgatttactgataaaaaaacgtcaactttcaaatttcacttctgaccccaattgtccttcaagatctttggtggtcataagacctactgtaatactgaaactaccggttgtaatatttgctcaattaattcactattgtcatataaccattcctcacacctaatataccttacaattttggcaattgtaaattcttattagagttcccctactttttttgaacattatatatagtaacatgATATAAGCATCCAGACTTGAGGCTAGCAGTGTCCAGACTTTAATCACATTTACATGTACGGACGAGACTTCATAATTTAAAGTCATGTTGCTCGAGCACAGGGTAAAATGATCAATAAATGTGAAAGTCAGCTCCAGTCTTAACCTTGGCAAACTGTATCAGGAAATAAGGGTCATCTTCAAGAATGAGTATGCCATATGTTCTGGCTATTTTGTAGATCTCTTGTTTTCTCGCCAGTGACCACGTGATTCCCGTGGGGTTGGCGGCAGACGGACAGCAGTACATAAGCCTAGGACATCTGCCATCAGTCTGTTCATCCCAGCTAGACAACACTGTCTCCAAACTGGACGGCAGCATCCCATCACAATCAGACTTTACCGAGCTGGACTTCGCCCCAATCGGTATAATCTATAATTAAAAGAACATGTATTATCATTAACACATGGATATTGTACATAGAAGGTTATGTTGtagcaaaatataaaatataagacATGTAACAAGACCACTCATTGGGTTTTAAAAATTCGACTGTGAAGTCAATGGTCATAAAACTAGAAATGTTCATTCTGATTCTGAAAAACCTCcatgtaaagaaaaaaatccCTTAACTTTGAGTACAgaacgaaatgtaagctatcatgcAAATGACTGGAACTTAGTTGGATTCCGATACGAAAAGGAAAACTACTATGGGTGGTACACTATTGCAAGGACAAAATATTCCCTCAAACTTAAAAGGAATTTAAAAGTATACgattatggaaatatttacaaCAGTCATTGCATAAAGTTATTTCGCTTGTTTCTAATATAAACCATGCAATTAAAATTATGTATTCCAGAGGAGTTATATTCTTTACGTCCCAAGGCAAAGTATGTTGCATTGCAAttgatttcaaaatgtttaaatgtgaaACCTAaccatgtttttaaatatgaaacgTAACCACGTGTTTACTATAGTTCCTATTCCATTTCtcagggcggggcgtagcccagtggtacaacgctcgctcgatgcgcggtcggtctgggatcgacccccgtcggtgggctcattgggctatttctcgttccagccagtgcaccacgactggcatatcaaaggccgtggtgtgtactaccctgcctgtgggatggtgcatataaaagacccattgctgctaatcgaaaagagtagcggcTGGCCAGTATTAGGTATGTAGAATACTTTAGTTCCTATTGTGGAATTTGTTGagaaatgacatattaaataaacataaatacttATGGGGGAAAAAATAAGGGATCCCATAAATAGTAAAAGCAAAGAATGGCCTCGACTAAAACGCTCGCCCAGAGGgatattcagtctcacattacatctttgtattttaaatagacATTACGACGTTAGTAGACAGTTATATTTGATCTATAGGCGTACGGGATCCCATTTGTGttgggggcaggctggcttttgcccgaattaaacgaaaatgccagaatctggataacaactcttttttttcatattagtattactaccaaacagctgtatagggttgcaaacgaatcactacgcatttttacagggattacaattaattttgagggtagaatgattgtaatatttggtaaaaaggtcttatgttagcacattttgtccgACCATCTGcgtaatttttgcccgaatttgaggtttttccCCCTgactcgtacgcttatgcaagTGTCCCCTTATGTTTTACAACTATCATTTGCCTAATTACTACTGGTGTGATACACATTTTGAAGGTATCTGAAGCGTAGAAGCAAATACTTTGCATCTGGGCGTAGACTTTTATGCCCGGTCTAGGACCAAATACTTcgccttttgttttttttgtttttttgttgttgttgtttttttttttttgggggggaggagGTCTGTAACTGCCAGTTCTGTTCATGGATAATGTTTGACAAgtttccatcagagaactgttcaaacaTCGACGCCAGACGTCGCCAAATCTGGACGTacgtttatatataataatatagggATAGTTTTGAACTAGGTAATGACTAGATAACTCACCGTATTGAACACGCATGCGTAGGTAAACTCTTCTGTCAAAACCGAATCACCTTCGTCGAGAATAGCGTCGCACACCTGGATAAGAAACAAGACCACCCTAAGTTCAGCTACCCGTTTTTCGCTACGTTTgtgaactattttgactggtttcagaagtgggtgttttttttttggggggggggtggggggtggggggtggggtttaACATAAAGCGCCAAACCATTtggcggacgtttttctgctcagtCTGGCTGAAATCAGCCCTGGTAGGACAAGCtaagtttaatattttaggtaatggagggaaggaaggaaggaaatgttttatttaatgacgcactcaacacattttattttcggttatatggcgtcagacatatggttcctGCTgtcgcttcatgggctactctttttcgattagcagcaagggatcttttatatgcaacatcccacagacatgatagtacatgccacagcctttgttacaccatgtgagcactgtctggaatgaaggaaggaaatgttttatttaacgacgcactcaacacattttatttacagttatatggttaaggaccacagatactgagagaggaaacccgctgtcgccacttcatgggctactcttttttgaggaagggatcttttatatgcaccatcccatagacaggatagcacataccacggcctttgatgtaccagtcatggtgcactggctggagcgagaaatagctcaatgggcccaccgacggggatcgatcccaaaccgacggcgcatcaagcgagcactttaccactgggctacgtcccgcccctgtctggaacgagaaatagcccaatggggccaacGACGGGGAACAGCTGGCAATGGGCATAATGTCCATGACTAAACAAGTGCCATGCCTAACAAGGAAAGGACTATATCGTAATTTGTTGTCTATTGCCCGCTTCACCAgataatgacacctcagcacattttataattaaagtttgtgttttgtttaacgacaccactggagcatattaatgtattattcatCGGAGTCAtgggaaggaaatggtttatttaatgacacactcaacacattttatttacggttatatggttaaggaccacacagatattgaaggaggaaaccccctgtcgtGGTCAAtggatattgtatatgcaccatcccatagacaggatagcacatatgataacacataacatttgatgtaccagtcgtggtgcactggctggagcgagaattagcccatatattttttttccattagcaccatatgatcttttatatgcattttcacacAGCCATGTttttagtgctggggtgtcgttaaacatctattctattctatttttcccacagacagaatagcacatacgacggcctttgatatacaaattgTGGGGCACGGGTCAGGATGAGAGAAACAAAGAGTCCATCGGTAGATTCTATGACATCGAAGGAGTGGCtgaagggttttttttagggagGAGATGatataataaactgtaaaaGGATGATAACGATAAAAGGCTAAACCTTTAAGATCTCCGGGTCCGAGGAGTATATTtaagcgtgtgtgtgtgtgtgtgtgtgtgtgtgtgtagggatTCTTGGACAGATGAGAAATGTCCCAAATGCTCGAAGTAATACGTTCGTGTACATATGAGAAAacgtttttaaatgtgt
The sequence above is drawn from the Gigantopelta aegis isolate Gae_Host chromosome 6, Gae_host_genome, whole genome shotgun sequence genome and encodes:
- the LOC121374810 gene encoding kynurenine/alpha-aminoadipate aminotransferase, mitochondrial-like, coding for MIRPEGTGVGSLYPQLSSDGEVIRSEATGLGSLYPQLSSDGEMIRPEGTGVGSLYPQLSSDGEVIRPEGTGLGACTLNFPVMESEGEVIRPEGTGLGSLYPQLSSDGEVIRPEATGLGSLYPQLSSDGEVIRPEATGLGACTLNFPVCDAILDEGDSVLTEEFTYACVFNTIIPIGAKSSSVKSDCDGMLPSSLETVLSSWDEQTDGRCPRLMYCCPSAANPTGITWSLARKQEIYKIARTYGILILEDDPYFLIQFAKPRVPSFLSLDTDGRVIRLDTFTKLLSAGARLGYMSRPTDLLERITRHMVTTTCHPGNLSQIFILKVLQHMDHDGFIKHGKKVADFYKQRAQTAVRVAEKYLTGLAEWEVPHGGMFLWIHMLGVQDSSKVVAMAMERGAIFTDGAFFTSAQKPSEYIRMSFSLNSEEELDKAVNILATVIREEQQL